In Odontesthes bonariensis isolate fOdoBon6 chromosome 6, fOdoBon6.hap1, whole genome shotgun sequence, one genomic interval encodes:
- the LOC142382772 gene encoding histone H2B, translated as MPEPAKSAPKKGSKKAVTKTAGKGGKKRRKSRKESYAIYVYKVLKQVHPDTGISSKAMSIMNSFVNDIFERIAAEASRLAHYNKRSTITSREIQTAVRLLLPGELAKHAVSEGTKAVTKYTSSK; from the coding sequence ATGCCCGAACCCGCCAAGTCTGCCCCTAAAAAGGGCTCCAAGAAAGCCGTGACCAAGACCGCCGGCAAGGGCGgcaagaagaggagaaagtcCAGGAAGGAGAGCTACGCCATCTACGTGTACAAGGTGCTGAAGCAGGTCCACCCCGACACCGGCATCTCCTCCAAGGCCATGAGCATCATGAACTCCTTCGTCAACGACATCTTTGAGCGCATCGCCGCCGAGGCGTCCCGCCTGGCTCACTACAACAAGCGCTCCACCATCACCTCCAGGGAGATCCAGACCGCCGtgcgcctcctgctgcccggtGAGCTGGCCAAGCACGCCGTGTCCGAGGGCACCAAGGCCGTCACCAAGTACACCAGCTCCAAGTAA
- the LOC142382773 gene encoding histone H4, translated as MSGRGKGGKGLGKGGAKRHRKVLRDNIQGITKPAIRRLARRGGVKRISGLIYEETRGVLKVFLENVIRDAVTYTEHAKRKTVTAMDVVYALKRQGRTLYGFGG; from the coding sequence ATGAGCGGCAGAGGAAAGGGAGGTAAAGGACTCGGCAAAGGAGGCGCCAAGCGGCACCGTAAAGTGCTCCGTGATAACATCCAGGGAATCACCAAACCCGCCATCCGCCGTCTGGCTCGCCGCGGCGGAGTCAAGAGGATCTCCGGCCTCATCTACGAGGAGACCCGCGGGGTGCTCAAGGTGTTCCTGGAGAACGTCATCCGTGACGCAGTCACCTACACCGAGCACGCCAAGAGGAAGACGGTCACCGCCATGGACGTGGTGTACGCGCTCAAGAGGCAGGGCCGCACTCTGTACGGCTTCGGAGGTTAA
- the LOC142382774 gene encoding histone H2B, translating to MPEPAKSAPKKGSKKAVTKTAGKGGKKRRKSRKESYAIYVYKVLKQVHPDTGISSKAMSIMNSFVNDIFERIAAEASRLAHYNKRSTITSREIQTAVRLLLPGELAKHAVSEGTKAVTKYTSSK from the coding sequence ATGCCTGAACCCGCCAAGTCTGCCCCCAAAAAGGGCTCCAAGAAAGCCGTGACCAAGACCGCCGGCAAGGGCGgcaagaagaggagaaagtcCAGGAAGGAGAGCTACGCCATCTACGTGTACAAGGTGCTGAAGCAGGTCCACCCTGACACCGGCATCTCCTCCAAGGCCATGAGCATCATGAACTCCTTCGTCAACGACATCTTTGAGCGCATCGCCGCCGAGGCGTCCCGCCTGGCTCACTACAACAAGCGCTCCACCATCACCTCCAGGGAGATCCAGACCGCCGtgcgcctcctgctgcccggtGAGCTGGCCAAGCACGCCGTGTCCGAGGGCACCAAGGCCGTCACCAAGTACACCAGCTCCAAGTAA
- the LOC142381828 gene encoding histone H2A-like, with protein sequence MSGRGKTGGKARAKAKTRSSRAGLQFPVGRVHRLLRKGNYAGRVGAGAPVYMAAVLEYLTAEILELAGNAARDNKKSRIIPRHLQLAVRNDEELNKLLGGVTIAQGGVLPNIQAVLLPKKTEKPAKAK encoded by the coding sequence ATGTCTGGACGTGGAAAAACCGGCGGCAAAGCCCGAGCCAAGGCAAAGACCCGCTCCTCCCGTGCCGGGCTGCAGTTCCCGGTCGGCCGCGTTCACAGGCTGCTGCGCAAAGGCAACTATGCAGGGCGTGTGGGGGCCGGAGCCCCCGTGTACATGGCGGCTGTGCTGGAGTACCTGACCGCTGAGATCCTGGAGCTGGCTGGAAACGCTGCCCGGGACAACAAGAAGAGCAGGATCATCCCCCGCCACCTGCAGCTGGCCGTGCGCAACGACGAGGAGCTCAACAAGCTGCTGGGCGGCGTCACCATCGCTCAGGGCGGCGTgctgcccaacatccaggcggTGCTGCTGCCCAAGAAGACCGAGAAGCCGGCCAAGGCCAAGTAA
- the LOC142382775 gene encoding histone H3, with protein MARTKQTARKSTGGKAPRKQLATKAARKSAPATGGVKKPHRYRPGTVALREIRRYQKSTELLIRKLPFQRLVREIAQDFKTDLRFQSSAVMALQEASEAYLVGLFEDTNLCAIHAKRVTIMPKDIQLARRIRGERA; from the coding sequence ATGGCCAGAACCAAGCAGACCGCCCGTAAATCCACCGGAGGCAAAGCCCCCAGGAAGCAGCTGGCCACCAAGGCCGCCCGCAAGAGCGCCCCGGCCACCGGCGGAGTGAAGAAGCCTCACCGCTACAGGCCCGGCACCGTGGCTCTGAGGGAGATCCGCCGCTACCAGAAGTCCACCGAGCTGCTCATCCGCAAGTTGCCCTTCCAGCGGCTGGTCCGGGAGATCGCTCAGGACTTCAAGACCGACCTGCGCTTCCAGAGCTCCGCCGTCATGGCTCTGCAGGAGGCCAGCGAGGCCTACCTGGTCGGCCTCTTCGAGGACACAAACCTGTGCGCCATCCACGCCAAGAGGGTCACCATCATGCCCAAAGACATCCAGCTGGCCCGCCGCATCCGCGGGGAGAGGGCTTAA
- the LOC142382776 gene encoding histone H1-like: MAEEAPAAAPAKAPAKAPAKSPKKKAAPRAAKDGPSLSKLIVAAVAESKERKGMSLAALKKMLAGNGVDVTKSNKRINTAVTKLVTAGTLSQTKGTGASGSFKLAKKEPKAAKPVKKVVKKKAPVKAKKPAAKKTTAAKKPAAKKPAAAAKKSPKKAPAKKPAAAKKPAAAKKSPKKPAAKKPKAAAAKKPAAKKTAAKKPAARKAKK, from the coding sequence ATGGCAGAAGAAGCTCCAGCAGCCGCACCGGCCAAAGCCCCTGCTAAAGCCCCGGCCAAGTCCCCGAAGAAGAAGGCCGCTCCCCGGGCCGCCAAGGACGGACCCAGCCTCTCCAAGCTCATCGTGGCCGCCGTGGCCGAGTCCAAGGAGCGCAAGGGCATGTCTCTGGCGGCGCTCAAGAAGATGCTGGCCGGGAACGGCGTCGACGTCACCAAGTCCAACAAACGGATCAACACCGCCGTCACCAAGCTGGTCACCGCCGGCACCCTGAGCCAGACCAAGGGCACGGGGGCCTCCGGATCCTTCAAGCTGGCCAAGAAGGAGCCCAAAGCCGCCAAACCGGTGAagaaggtggtgaagaagaaggcTCCCGTTAAAGCCAAGAAGCCCGCCGCCAAGAAGACCACGGCGGCCAAGAAGCCCGCCGCCAAGAAACCCGCAGCAGCGGCCAAGAAGTCCCCCAAGAAGGCTCCGGCCAAGAAACCCGCTGCCGCCAAAAAGCCCGCAGCAGCCAAGAAGAGCCCCAAGAAGCCCGCCGCCAAGAAGCCCAAAGCGGCCGCAGCCAAGAAGCCTGCAGCCAAGAAAACTGCCGCCAAGAAGCCCGCAGCCAGGAAGGCCAAGAAGTAA